The sequence TCCCCCTGCCCCCAGGACTGCAATCCGCTGAACCGGACCGTATTACCGTCTTCGGTGTAGGCCAGACTGGCGTCGGCCAGACTCCACTGCGTGGCCAGACGCAGCCCCTGGGGACCGGCATCCTCATGGCCGCCGCCTTGCAGGTAAACGGCGTTGGTGTATGACCGGCCCCCGATGGTCTGATCCGCAAACAGGAACTGCAGATTGACCTGCCCCAGGTTGGCATCGGCGTCGCCAAGCTCCAGGCGCTGAATCGCCAGGTCGCCCTGCAGTTGGTCGACGGTCAGCGCCAGGGACGGCCGCCCCCGCCAGTCCGGAGCGACGTCGAAGGCCAGGTTGTCGATGCTGTAGGCTCCACTGATCCCCAGCAGGGCCAGCTCGTAGCCGTCATCGCTGTAGATAAAATCGGCGCTGTTGACTGTCGTCTGACTGTCGATGCGGAAGCCTTCCGCACCAAATCGCCCACCCGCCGTGAGGCTTGTCTCGGTGGCAAGATCATAGCTGCCGGCCAGGGAACCGTAACTGGGAAGCCATTCGCCACTGGAGGCTTCCACGCTGACGCCGTGGTTTAACGGGTTGCCGCTAAAACGGATCGCGTCGACGCTGTAGGCGCCCACGACCGACGGCGACGACAGGCGCAGTGACGAGTCGACGACATCCAGGGTGGAACCCGGCGCCTCGACCTGCATGGCGACACCGTCGAGGAAAATCTCGTTACCGTTGGTGCGATAACCCAGACGCCCGTTATTCAGCTCATAGGCCACATCAAAACGGTATCCGGCGTCGCCCAGGGCGCCGCCCGGTGACAGCCGCAGGTTACCGTCCAGATCGTGGTCGAAGAAGATGCCGCCCATGCTGGTGCCGGCTGCCCCATCGAGTCGTATATCGGCAAATTCGATTCGACGATCACGGACCTGGTACTCAAGATTCAAACCGGCGTCCGGCAAAACATCCACCGTGTAGATCTGCCGCGCATGGCCCTCGGGGTCTGAGGCCGAGCCGATCCTCAAGCCCTCCAGGTGGATGCCATTGCCGTCATCAGAGTAGGACAACCGGTTGGCCTCGGCGGCCAGGTCCAGTTCCATGGTGATGCCCGACTGCCCCTGAATGCCGGCAAGATCCGCGTCATTGAGACGCTGTAACTCGGCCTCAAGCACCCCCGGCGAAAGCGCCAGAATCGAACAAAGGCATCGCTGGCTCATGTGCCGCACGTTCATGGCATCACTCCCACTGATCATTGTTCCGCTTACGGATTGCCCGAGGGAAACACGAGCAGGTTACCTTCCAGTACCACGTCGCCCTGCATCTCGATGGCGAAGATATCGGTTTGCTGAAACCCCGGATCCGTCGGTCGCGCCGTGCTGCTGGTCGCCACCTTGAAGTTGACGGCGTCGTACCGAACCACATTGGGCAGCCCCACTTCGAGAACGTCGCCGTTGAACAGCGCTCCGTCGCCCCCGAAGCCGGAATCAACATGCCGCACGCGCAGCGTCAGGCCTTCGAACGCAAACATACCGCGGAAGTCGTCGAGAACCATCCACCCGCCATCCTGTTTCAGTTGATAGGCCAACCGTGCG comes from Marinobacter bohaiensis and encodes:
- a CDS encoding DUF6160 family protein, translating into MNVRHMSQRCLCSILALSPGVLEAELQRLNDADLAGIQGQSGITMELDLAAEANRLSYSDDGNGIHLEGLRIGSASDPEGHARQIYTVDVLPDAGLNLEYQVRDRRIEFADIRLDGAAGTSMGGIFFDHDLDGNLRLSPGGALGDAGYRFDVAYELNNGRLGYRTNGNEIFLDGVAMQVEAPGSTLDVVDSSLRLSSPSVVGAYSVDAIRFSGNPLNHGVSVEASSGEWLPSYGSLAGSYDLATETSLTAGGRFGAEGFRIDSQTTVNSADFIYSDDGYELALLGISGAYSIDNLAFDVAPDWRGRPSLALTVDQLQGDLAIQRLELGDADANLGQVNLQFLFADQTIGGRSYTNAVYLQGGGHEDAGPQGLRLATQWSLADASLAYTEDGNTVRFSGLQSWGQGDITVNVTRDETLNGTAFYDGIRLGFEGVDGGYRLNGLRVGGDDAPLQGGTELLLALGVFPAYDFEVDGHLTIGPGGASGEGLTINSDIQIRNGRAALIAAPYDEGNGVVPQQGLWATQLSYDGHLRDMTVDVTADGLAIVKGEAWGAMDIGNLRVGDKNDGASFGRIVVQNYEQGSAMTLSAGGAGNVCVGGSGVDATSCSASGGHWEARGDEGVTVALKQIYARAVSNNRRNAITWETHRSEGANGPVNGTGTQLVLDDIHTSDGVDSDGDGQEDNLYGIRTDLSVDIYRTRVVKKDDGVDSNGVVGNRGDEKIMDAGAAAGYRYVASPSSEERADRPLGFAVQAHSRFKELAIERIDLVHPAGGAATAIHGVRLQNLDLRANLTATPIQ